In Mycoavidus cysteinexigens, a genomic segment contains:
- a CDS encoding tyrosine-type recombinase/integrase: MSQSASNLPPRMRARVQRSGQTYYYYDTGHSSRQEIALGPDYLEALQKWSELDSQNQLEDRVRVTFRHAAQRYRQDVIPTKAPRTQKDNLAELVKLLEFFDNPPALMDEIKPIHIRQFLDWRVKETVRKLKEAGQAVNGSEGQVRANREKSLFSHIWNKAREWGYTDQPNPCLGIKGYREDGRSVYIEDSEYGAIYAKARQPLRDAMDLAYLTGQRPSDILKMTEQDIKEGCLLVQQNKTKTKLRIAITGDLKQTLERILKRKAEHNTGHFDLVVNELGERVALKTLQAMFAQARTAAGLCAGEYQFRDLRAKAGTDKAELSGDIRRAQKQLGHTSIKMTEHYVRNRRGEKVEPTK; encoded by the coding sequence ATGAGCCAATCCGCGTCTAATTTACCGCCGCGGATGCGAGCGAGGGTACAGCGTAGCGGGCAAACCTATTATTACTACGACACGGGCCATTCCTCGAGACAGGAGATTGCGCTGGGGCCAGATTATCTAGAAGCGCTGCAAAAGTGGAGTGAGCTGGATAGTCAAAACCAGTTGGAGGATCGAGTCAGGGTGACGTTTCGTCATGCGGCACAACGATATAGGCAGGATGTGATCCCAACGAAAGCGCCTCGCACGCAGAAAGACAATCTGGCGGAGTTGGTTAAATTACTGGAATTTTTTGATAATCCGCCGGCATTAATGGATGAGATCAAGCCGATCCATATTCGTCAGTTTTTAGATTGGCGCGTGAAAGAGACCGTCAGAAAACTGAAAGAGGCCGGCCAAGCCGTCAATGGGAGCGAAGGGCAGGTGAGGGCGAATCGGGAGAAGTCGTTATTCTCACATATCTGGAACAAGGCGAGGGAATGGGGCTATACGGATCAGCCGAATCCGTGTTTGGGGATCAAGGGCTATCGAGAAGACGGGCGCAGTGTCTATATCGAAGACAGTGAATATGGAGCGATTTATGCGAAAGCGAGGCAACCGCTGCGGGATGCAATGGATTTAGCGTATCTGACGGGTCAGCGGCCCTCGGATATTTTAAAGATGACGGAGCAGGATATCAAAGAAGGGTGCCTGCTGGTGCAGCAAAACAAGACGAAGACGAAGCTGCGCATAGCGATCACAGGAGATCTCAAGCAAACGCTGGAACGCATATTAAAGAGAAAAGCCGAGCACAACACGGGGCATTTTGATTTGGTGGTAAATGAGTTAGGAGAGCGCGTTGCGTTAAAAACGCTGCAAGCGATGTTTGCACAAGCGCGGACTGCGGCAGGCTTATGTGCAGGAGAGTATCAGTTTCGAGATTTAAGAGCGAAAGCGGGAACTGATAAAGCGGAGTTATCGGGGGATATACGGCGCGCGCAAAAGCAGCTGGGACATACGAGCATCAAGATGACGGAGCACTATGTGCGGAATCGCCGGGGTGAAAAAGTGGAGCCGACGAAATGA
- a CDS encoding DUF4224 domain-containing protein gives MSEVFLTEAQVDELTGIRRGKTLEAGTAYARKASKYERQEAYLKEQEIVFFMNQRGRPIVTRAAVEGRSEEVKAKSWQPKLAIQVKDEPIRV, from the coding sequence ATGAGTGAAGTTTTTTTGACCGAAGCGCAAGTGGATGAGCTGACGGGGATCCGGCGAGGCAAGACGCTGGAAGCGGGGACGGCGTATGCCCGCAAGGCGAGTAAATACGAAAGGCAGGAAGCCTATTTAAAAGAGCAGGAGATCGTATTTTTTATGAACCAGCGAGGTCGGCCGATTGTGACGCGTGCCGCGGTAGAGGGTCGGTCAGAAGAAGTGAAAGCGAAAAGTTGGCAACCGAAGTTAGCGATCCAGGTAAAAGATGAGCCAATCCGCGTCTAA
- a CDS encoding 2-hydroxycarboxylate transporter family protein: protein MQPLFHYAKRLRNWLSSIPTRIGMIPLPVFGLMWLCLLSFIALGEMPGELSVMLAVVAVLGFSCAEIGKQIPILRYLGGSVMVTVLLPSYCVYSELMPMELESSIREFWENTNILYLFTAAVVVGGILSMERSLLIKGFVKLFVPLAAGSIAAAIVGTLTGMALGLSAHYTFFFIVIPIMVGGLGEGAIPLTLGYAAILQTSQPELFAQVMPPIVLGNLTAVACAGVLHRLGQINSDLSQMGQKLSTGHLKSRPTDSTPAALMESLASVGMLALSLYMVGVLVHQLTGWPAPLVMLGLAVLIKLTMTLSPRLEEGAYLLHHFFTKAAAYPVLFVLGLTLTPWQVLLSVLTPAYCITIFVTVLTLALVGLIVGRWAGLNPIESALINVCHSGMGSVGDMAILTSAHRMHLMPFAQLATRIGGALTIVIALMMFSVYQN, encoded by the coding sequence ATGCAACCCTTATTTCATTATGCCAAACGATTAAGAAACTGGCTCAGTTCAATACCCACCCGAATTGGGATGATTCCGTTACCGGTGTTTGGACTGATGTGGTTATGTTTACTGAGCTTTATCGCACTGGGTGAGATGCCAGGAGAACTCTCGGTGATGTTGGCGGTGGTGGCGGTTTTGGGGTTTAGTTGCGCCGAGATCGGCAAACAGATACCGATTCTACGGTACTTGGGCGGCTCCGTGATGGTGACGGTGCTCTTGCCATCGTACTGCGTGTATAGCGAGCTCATGCCGATGGAGCTGGAAAGCTCGATACGGGAATTTTGGGAGAACACGAATATCCTGTATCTGTTTACGGCTGCGGTGGTGGTGGGCGGTATTTTGAGTATGGAACGGAGTCTTTTGATTAAAGGTTTCGTGAAACTCTTCGTGCCACTGGCGGCTGGTTCTATCGCTGCGGCGATCGTCGGCACCCTGACAGGGATGGCGCTGGGACTAAGCGCACACTACACCTTCTTCTTTATCGTAATTCCGATTATGGTGGGTGGCCTGGGCGAGGGGGCGATTCCGCTGACCTTGGGCTATGCGGCGATTTTACAAACGTCCCAGCCAGAGTTGTTTGCTCAAGTGATGCCGCCAATCGTGCTGGGGAATTTGACGGCGGTGGCGTGCGCGGGGGTGCTGCATCGATTGGGGCAGATTAATTCAGACCTGAGTCAAATGGGTCAAAAGCTATCCACAGGGCATTTAAAAAGCCGACCCACCGATTCAACGCCTGCCGCCTTGATGGAATCGCTGGCCTCAGTGGGAATGTTGGCTCTAAGCCTCTATATGGTGGGGGTTTTGGTGCATCAGTTAACGGGTTGGCCTGCGCCGTTGGTGATGCTGGGCCTGGCGGTCCTGATCAAACTCACGATGACGCTTTCACCCAGACTGGAAGAAGGGGCGTATCTGTTGCACCACTTTTTTACCAAAGCGGCGGCGTATCCGGTTCTGTTTGTGCTCGGACTGACCTTAACGCCTTGGCAAGTCTTACTTTCGGTTTTAACGCCGGCGTATTGCATTACGATTTTTGTGACCGTGCTGACGTTGGCGCTGGTCGGTCTGATTGTAGGTCGTTGGGCCGGATTAAATCCGATAGAGAGCGCGCTTATTAATGTTTGCCATAGCGGGATGGGCAGCGTGGGGGATATGGCGATTTTGACCTCAGCGCATCGGATGCATTTGATGCCGTTTGCGCAGTTGGCGACAAGGATAGGCGGAGCGCTCACGATAGTGATTGCGCTGATGATGTTTAGCGTTTACCAAAATTAA